A genomic stretch from Microtus pennsylvanicus isolate mMicPen1 chromosome 11, mMicPen1.hap1, whole genome shotgun sequence includes:
- the Krt222 gene encoding keratin-like protein KRT222 isoform X1, whose protein sequence is MELSQLLNEIRANYEQLLTRNQIETVLSTRMQLEEDITKRMDKDEEALKAAQAELKEARRQCHHLQVEIESLHAVERGLENSLQASEQHYQMQLQDLESVVDRLEKELQEVRCGIERQLQEHEMLLNTKMRLEQEIATYRRLLEQEELRYYGCIQGEKKEEKPTRSKVGFLLPSAIINEISFSTKVSQKYESENGETATKQAVLNGNVKESAEARGTIQTEKVDEVIKEWEGSFFKDNPRLRKKSVSLRFDLHLAATDEACLQSRQDNLPDIEVRLIMRRSCSIPSIKPPPATN, encoded by the exons ATGGAGCTGTCCCAGCTCCTCAATGAGATCAGGGCAAACTATGAACAGCTTCTCACCAGAAATCAGATAGAGACGGTGCTGTCCACACGGATGCAG CTAGAGGAAGATATAACGAAGAGAATGGACAAGGATGAGGAGGCTCTGAAGGCAGCTCAGGCCGAACTCAAGGAGGCCCGCCGCcagtgccaccacctccaggtgGAAATCGAGTCTCTCCACGCCGTG GAAAGGGGCCTTGAAAACTCTCTGCAGGCCAGTGAGCAGCATTACCAGATGCAACTGCAAGATCTGGAGTCGGTGGTTGACAGActagagaaggagctgcaggAAGTGAGGTGCGGCATCGAGAGGCAGCTTCAGGAGCATGAGATGCTTCTCAACACGAAGATGCGCCTGGAGCAGGAAATTGCCACCTACCGCCGCCTACTAGAACAGGAAGAGCTCAG ATATTATGGTTGTAtccaaggagagaaaaaagaagaaaaacctacCAGGAGTAAAGTCGGCTTTCTTCTGCCCTCAG CCATTATAAATGAAATCTCTTTTTCAACGAAAGTCTCACAAAAGTACGAGAGTGAAAACGGGGAGACCGCGACCAAACAGGCGGTGTTAAATGGAAACGTGAAGGAGAGCGCAGAAGCTCGCGGCACCATTCA gACAGAGAAAGTGGATGAAGTTATAAAAGAGTGGGAAGGTTCATTCTTTAAAGATAACCCCCGGCTGAGGAAAAAGTCTGTTTCTCTTCGATTTGATCTCCACTTAGCAGCCACCGATGAAGCCTGCTTACAGAGCAGACAGGATAATCTGCCAGACATTGAAGTCAGGCTCATCATGAGAAGATCATGTAGCATCCCCTCCATCAAGCCCCCGCCAGCCACCAACTAA
- the Krt222 gene encoding keratin-like protein KRT222 isoform X2, which yields MDKDEEALKAAQAELKEARRQCHHLQVEIESLHAVERGLENSLQASEQHYQMQLQDLESVVDRLEKELQEVRCGIERQLQEHEMLLNTKMRLEQEIATYRRLLEQEELRYYGCIQGEKKEEKPTRSKVGFLLPSAIINEISFSTKVSQKYESENGETATKQAVLNGNVKESAEARGTIQTEKVDEVIKEWEGSFFKDNPRLRKKSVSLRFDLHLAATDEACLQSRQDNLPDIEVRLIMRRSCSIPSIKPPPATN from the exons ATGGACAAGGATGAGGAGGCTCTGAAGGCAGCTCAGGCCGAACTCAAGGAGGCCCGCCGCcagtgccaccacctccaggtgGAAATCGAGTCTCTCCACGCCGTG GAAAGGGGCCTTGAAAACTCTCTGCAGGCCAGTGAGCAGCATTACCAGATGCAACTGCAAGATCTGGAGTCGGTGGTTGACAGActagagaaggagctgcaggAAGTGAGGTGCGGCATCGAGAGGCAGCTTCAGGAGCATGAGATGCTTCTCAACACGAAGATGCGCCTGGAGCAGGAAATTGCCACCTACCGCCGCCTACTAGAACAGGAAGAGCTCAG ATATTATGGTTGTAtccaaggagagaaaaaagaagaaaaacctacCAGGAGTAAAGTCGGCTTTCTTCTGCCCTCAG CCATTATAAATGAAATCTCTTTTTCAACGAAAGTCTCACAAAAGTACGAGAGTGAAAACGGGGAGACCGCGACCAAACAGGCGGTGTTAAATGGAAACGTGAAGGAGAGCGCAGAAGCTCGCGGCACCATTCA gACAGAGAAAGTGGATGAAGTTATAAAAGAGTGGGAAGGTTCATTCTTTAAAGATAACCCCCGGCTGAGGAAAAAGTCTGTTTCTCTTCGATTTGATCTCCACTTAGCAGCCACCGATGAAGCCTGCTTACAGAGCAGACAGGATAATCTGCCAGACATTGAAGTCAGGCTCATCATGAGAAGATCATGTAGCATCCCCTCCATCAAGCCCCCGCCAGCCACCAACTAA